Proteins found in one Serinicoccus marinus DSM 15273 genomic segment:
- a CDS encoding glucose-6-phosphate dehydrogenase assembly protein OpcA → MILDLPSSSAADVAKNLVRLRNQVGAMAMGRVLTLLVVVDEELAEEAVDVASEATRQHPARILVVVSANARGRGRLDAQIRVGGDAGASEIVVLRLYGDLTRHGSSVVTPLLLPDSPVVAWWPGDAPADVAGDPLGQMAHRRITDAAAAGSATGTQLRRRTKHYRPGDTDLTWTRITRWRALLAASLESEPFEPVQRAVVAGEPDCPSCDLLAGWLASSLRCSVERVRTPVGSGVQSVRLERTAGPVDLVRLDDSGDTATLSMVGSQPRLVALHTPSVPGALTAELRRLDADEVYARSLCDGLPRVRRGGTRSAAARAGDSPAGPARVDRSGSARLGSRSLQKADEPADGADSAAVEEAVQEGLAETEETGSG, encoded by the coding sequence ATGATCCTGGACCTGCCCAGCTCCAGCGCGGCGGACGTCGCCAAGAACCTCGTCCGGCTGCGCAACCAGGTCGGGGCCATGGCGATGGGCCGGGTGCTGACCCTGCTGGTCGTCGTCGACGAGGAGCTCGCGGAGGAGGCCGTGGACGTCGCGAGCGAGGCCACCCGGCAGCACCCGGCCCGCATCCTCGTGGTCGTGAGCGCCAACGCGCGCGGCCGCGGGCGGCTGGACGCCCAGATCCGGGTCGGCGGCGACGCCGGTGCCTCCGAGATCGTGGTGCTCCGTCTCTACGGCGACCTGACCCGCCACGGCAGCTCGGTGGTCACACCGCTGCTGCTCCCCGACTCCCCCGTCGTGGCGTGGTGGCCCGGGGACGCCCCGGCCGACGTGGCCGGCGACCCGCTGGGGCAGATGGCGCACCGCCGCATCACCGACGCGGCGGCTGCCGGGTCGGCCACCGGCACCCAGCTGCGGCGCCGGACCAAGCACTACCGACCCGGTGACACCGACCTCACCTGGACGAGGATCACCCGGTGGCGGGCCCTGCTCGCGGCCTCCCTGGAGAGCGAGCCGTTCGAGCCGGTGCAGCGCGCCGTGGTGGCAGGCGAGCCCGACTGCCCGAGCTGTGACCTGCTGGCCGGGTGGCTCGCGTCGTCGCTGCGCTGCTCGGTCGAACGGGTCCGCACCCCCGTCGGGTCGGGCGTGCAGAGCGTCCGGCTGGAGCGCACCGCCGGGCCGGTGGACCTCGTGCGGCTGGACGACTCGGGCGACACGGCCACCTTGTCGATGGTCGGGAGCCAGCCACGCCTCGTGGCCCTGCACACGCCCAGCGTGCCGGGAGCGCTCACGGCCGAGCTGCGGCGGCTGGACGCCGACGAGGTGTATGCCCGTTCCCTGTGCGACGGTCTGCCGCGGGTCCGGCGGGGCGGAACCCGCTCGGCGGCTGCCCGGGCGGGCGACTCCCCCGCTGGTCCTGCGCGGGTCGACCGCAGCGGGTCGGCGCGGCTGGGCAGCCGGTCGCTGCAGAAGGCTGATGAGCCGGCGGACGGCGCGGACTCGGCCGCCGTGGAGGAGGCCGTCCAGGAGGGGCTGGCCGAGACCGAGGAGACCGGCTCGGGCTGA
- a CDS encoding RNA polymerase-binding protein RbpA translates to MVNTNAIRGSRVGSGPMGESERGDAAPRVRVSFWCANGHETRPSFAQDGEVEVPDVWDCPRCGLPAGQDRATPPEAPRIEPYKTHMAYVKERRSDSDGAALLDEALTRMRERGVGGGR, encoded by the coding sequence ATGGTCAACACGAACGCCATCCGCGGCTCGCGCGTGGGGTCCGGCCCCATGGGGGAGAGCGAGCGCGGGGACGCCGCGCCACGGGTCAGGGTCAGCTTCTGGTGCGCCAACGGCCACGAGACCCGGCCGAGCTTCGCGCAGGACGGGGAGGTGGAGGTGCCGGACGTGTGGGACTGCCCCCGGTGCGGGCTTCCTGCCGGCCAGGACCGAGCCACCCCGCCCGAGGCGCCACGGATCGAGCCCTACAAGACCCACATGGCCTACGTGAAGGAGCGCCGCAGCGACTCCGACGGCGCGGCGCTGCTCGACGAGGCCCTCACCCGCATGCGGGAGCGCGGGGTGGGCGGCGGCCGCTGA
- the secG gene encoding preprotein translocase subunit SecG — MEFVRWFLDALLVVTSCFLVLLILMHKGRGGGMSDMFGGGMSSSLGGSSVAERNLNRITVAMALVWVSVIVGLGVLVRFS; from the coding sequence GTGGAGTTCGTCCGCTGGTTCCTGGACGCCCTGCTGGTGGTCACCAGCTGCTTCCTGGTGCTGCTCATCCTCATGCACAAGGGCCGCGGTGGTGGCATGTCCGACATGTTCGGCGGTGGCATGAGCAGCAGCCTGGGCGGGAGCTCGGTCGCCGAGCGCAACCTGAACCGCATCACCGTGGCGATGGCCCTGGTGTGGGTGTCGGTCATCGTCGGCCTCGGCGTGCTCGTCCGGTTCAGCTGA
- the tpiA gene encoding triose-phosphate isomerase translates to MSARTPLMAGNWKMNLDHLQATHHVQKLDWTLRDGRHDHAAVEVVVLPPFTDLRSVQTLVQGDQLALGYGGQDLSPHDEGAYTGDISGAFLAKLGCTYVVVGHSERREGHAESDELVGSKVRAALRHGLTPILCVGEALEVRQAGTHVEHVVGQLRAALADLDAEQVSRTVVAYEPVWAIGTGEVATPDDAQEVCAAVRETVAELVGRSVADGVRVLYGGSVKPGNVAEIMARPDIDGALVGGASLSVDDFASICRYQQHAGAGG, encoded by the coding sequence ATGAGCGCACGCACCCCGCTGATGGCGGGCAACTGGAAGATGAACCTGGACCACCTCCAGGCCACCCACCACGTGCAGAAGCTGGACTGGACCCTGCGCGACGGCCGGCACGACCACGCCGCCGTCGAGGTCGTGGTGCTCCCGCCGTTCACCGACCTGCGCTCGGTGCAGACCCTGGTACAGGGGGACCAGCTCGCGCTGGGCTACGGCGGCCAGGACCTGAGCCCGCACGACGAGGGCGCGTACACCGGGGACATCTCCGGCGCCTTCCTCGCCAAGCTGGGCTGCACCTACGTCGTCGTGGGGCACAGCGAGCGGCGCGAGGGCCACGCCGAGTCCGACGAGCTCGTCGGGTCCAAGGTGCGGGCCGCCCTGCGCCACGGTCTGACGCCGATCCTGTGCGTCGGCGAGGCGCTGGAGGTGCGGCAGGCCGGCACCCATGTCGAGCACGTGGTGGGTCAGCTGCGGGCCGCCCTCGCCGACCTCGACGCCGAGCAGGTCTCCCGCACGGTCGTGGCCTACGAGCCGGTGTGGGCCATCGGCACCGGTGAGGTGGCCACCCCGGACGACGCGCAGGAGGTCTGCGCGGCGGTCCGGGAGACCGTGGCCGAGCTGGTCGGCCGGTCGGTGGCCGACGGTGTGCGGGTGCTCTACGGCGGATCGGTCAAGCCGGGCAACGTCGCCGAGATCATGGCGCGCCCCGACATCGACGGCGCCCTCGTGGGCGGTGCGTCGCTGTCGGTGGACGACTTCGCGTCCATCTGCCGCTACCAGCAGCACGCCGGCGCGGGCGGCTGA
- a CDS encoding phosphoglycerate kinase, which translates to MRTIDQLSDDLGGLAGRTVLVRSDLNVPLDGQEITDDGRVRASVPTIERLAREGARVVVCAHLGRPKGAPEAKYSLAPVATRLDELLDDDITVSFVEETVGDRATAAVEALGDGDVLVLENLRFNPGETAKTDEERADFAQALAGLADGFVSDGFGVVHRAQASVYDVPRLLPHAAGGLVVSEVEVMRTLREDPRRPYAVILGGAKVSDKLGVIESLIAVADRLLIGGGMVFTFLKAQGHEVGTSLLEEDQVETVKGYLETAAERGVEIVLPTDVVVADSFSADAAHEVVPADAMPADRMGLDIGPDSEELFVGRLADAQTIFWNGPMGAFEMAPFASGTKAVAQALVDRTSAGALTVVGGGDSAAAVRDFGHTEDDFGHISTGGGASLEYLEGKDLPGLSVLED; encoded by the coding sequence ATGCGCACGATCGATCAGCTCAGCGACGACCTCGGCGGGCTGGCGGGTCGCACCGTGCTGGTGCGCAGCGACCTCAACGTGCCGCTCGACGGTCAGGAGATCACCGACGACGGGCGGGTGCGCGCCTCGGTGCCCACGATCGAGCGGCTGGCCCGCGAGGGCGCCCGGGTCGTGGTCTGCGCCCACCTCGGCCGCCCCAAGGGTGCGCCCGAGGCGAAGTACTCCCTGGCCCCGGTGGCGACCCGCCTCGACGAGCTCCTCGACGACGACATCACCGTGTCCTTCGTCGAGGAGACGGTCGGGGACCGCGCCACCGCCGCAGTGGAGGCCCTGGGGGACGGCGACGTCCTGGTCCTGGAGAACCTCCGGTTCAACCCCGGTGAGACCGCCAAGACGGACGAGGAACGGGCCGACTTCGCCCAGGCGCTGGCCGGCCTGGCCGACGGCTTCGTGTCGGACGGCTTCGGCGTGGTCCACCGGGCCCAGGCCTCGGTCTACGACGTGCCGCGGCTGCTGCCACACGCCGCCGGCGGGCTCGTCGTCTCCGAGGTCGAGGTCATGCGCACCCTCCGTGAGGACCCGCGCCGCCCGTATGCGGTGATCCTCGGCGGCGCCAAGGTCAGCGACAAGCTCGGCGTCATCGAGTCGCTCATCGCGGTCGCTGACCGGCTGCTCATCGGTGGCGGCATGGTCTTCACCTTCCTCAAGGCCCAGGGGCACGAGGTCGGGACCAGCCTGCTGGAGGAGGACCAGGTCGAGACGGTCAAGGGCTACCTGGAGACCGCGGCCGAGCGGGGCGTCGAGATCGTCCTGCCGACCGACGTGGTCGTCGCCGACAGCTTCTCGGCCGACGCCGCCCACGAGGTGGTGCCGGCGGACGCGATGCCGGCCGACCGGATGGGGCTGGACATCGGCCCGGACTCCGAGGAGCTCTTCGTGGGCCGGCTGGCCGACGCGCAGACCATCTTCTGGAACGGCCCGATGGGCGCCTTCGAGATGGCGCCCTTCGCCTCGGGCACGAAGGCGGTGGCGCAGGCCCTGGTCGACCGGACCTCCGCCGGTGCCCTGACGGTGGTCGGCGGAGGGGACTCCGCCGCCGCCGTCCGGGACTTCGGGCACACCGAGGACGACTTCGGACACATCTCCACCGGCGGTGGGGCGAGCCTGGAGTACCTCGAGGGCAAGGACCTTCCCGGACTGTCGGTGCTGGAGGACTGA
- the gap gene encoding type I glyceraldehyde-3-phosphate dehydrogenase has product MTVRVGINGFGRIGRNFMRAVLASRADVEIVGVNDLTDNATLAHLLKYDSILGRLDVEVTSSEDEISVDGKAFKAFAEKDPAALPWGDLGADVVVESTGIFTDATTAKAHLDAGAKKVIISAPAKNEDITIVMGVNEKDYDPASHDIISNASCTTNCLAPMAKVLNDEFGIVKGLMTTIHAYTADQNLQDGPHKDLRRARAAALNIVPTKTGAAQAVALVLPELKGKFDGYALRVPVPTGSATDLTFQASREVTVEEVNAALKKAADGELKGILTYTEDPIVSKDIETDPASCIFDSGLTKVIGDQVKVVGWYDNEWGYSNRLVDLVALVGSSL; this is encoded by the coding sequence ATGACCGTTCGCGTAGGAATCAACGGCTTCGGACGCATCGGCCGCAACTTCATGCGGGCCGTGCTGGCCTCCAGGGCGGACGTCGAGATCGTCGGCGTCAACGACCTGACCGACAACGCGACCCTGGCCCACCTACTCAAGTACGACTCCATCCTGGGCCGCCTGGACGTCGAGGTGACCAGCTCCGAGGACGAGATCAGCGTCGACGGCAAGGCGTTCAAGGCCTTCGCGGAGAAGGACCCGGCCGCCCTGCCCTGGGGCGACCTGGGCGCCGACGTCGTGGTCGAGTCCACCGGCATCTTCACCGACGCCACCACGGCCAAGGCGCACCTGGACGCCGGCGCCAAGAAGGTCATCATCTCCGCGCCCGCCAAGAACGAGGACATCACCATCGTGATGGGCGTCAACGAGAAGGACTACGACCCCGCGAGCCACGACATCATCTCCAACGCCTCCTGCACCACGAACTGCCTCGCGCCGATGGCCAAGGTGCTCAACGACGAGTTCGGCATCGTCAAGGGCCTGATGACCACCATCCACGCTTACACCGCGGACCAGAACCTGCAGGACGGGCCGCACAAGGACCTGCGCCGCGCCCGGGCCGCCGCGCTCAACATCGTCCCGACCAAGACCGGTGCCGCCCAGGCGGTCGCGCTCGTCCTGCCCGAGCTCAAGGGCAAGTTCGACGGGTATGCCCTGCGCGTCCCGGTCCCGACCGGCTCGGCCACCGACCTCACCTTCCAGGCCTCCCGCGAGGTCACGGTCGAGGAGGTCAACGCCGCGCTGAAGAAGGCGGCCGACGGCGAGCTCAAGGGCATCCTCACCTACACCGAGGACCCGATCGTCTCCAAGGACATCGAGACCGATCCCGCGTCCTGCATCTTCGACTCCGGCCTGACCAAGGTCATCGGGGACCAGGTCAAGGTCGTCGGGTGGTACGACAACGAGTGGGGCTACTCCAACCGCCTCGTGGACCTCGTTGCGCTGGTGGGCAGCTCGCTCTGA
- the whiA gene encoding DNA-binding protein WhiA, whose translation MAMTAKVKDELSRLPVSRTCCRKAEVSTMLRFAGGLHIVGGRIVIEAELDTAQSARRLRTFMAEVYGSSSELMVMSPGGLRKQTRYVVRATSDGESLARQTGLIDHRGRPVRGLPPRVVGAAVCDSEAAWRGAFIAHGSITEPGRSSALEVTCPGPEAALALVGAARRLGIQAKAREVRGVDRVVIRDGDAIGAMLTRLGAHDAVLAWEERRMRREVRATANRLANFDDANLRRSARAAVAAGARVERAMEILGDDVPEHLRVAGTLRLEHKQASLEELGQLADPPMTKDAVAGRIRRLLAMADKRAEELGIEGTEANITPDMLED comes from the coding sequence GTGGCGATGACCGCGAAGGTCAAGGACGAGCTCAGCAGACTCCCCGTCAGCAGGACCTGCTGCCGCAAGGCGGAGGTCTCGACCATGCTCCGCTTCGCCGGTGGCCTGCACATCGTCGGTGGTCGCATCGTCATCGAGGCGGAGCTGGACACCGCGCAGAGCGCCCGTCGGCTGCGCACCTTCATGGCCGAGGTCTACGGCTCCAGCAGCGAGCTGATGGTCATGAGCCCCGGGGGCCTGCGCAAGCAGACGCGCTACGTCGTCCGCGCGACCTCCGACGGCGAGTCCCTCGCCCGCCAGACCGGTCTCATCGACCACCGCGGCCGGCCCGTCCGCGGGCTGCCGCCACGCGTGGTGGGCGCCGCGGTCTGCGACTCGGAGGCCGCGTGGCGCGGAGCCTTCATCGCGCACGGGTCGATCACCGAGCCCGGACGGTCCTCGGCGCTCGAGGTGACCTGCCCGGGGCCGGAGGCGGCCCTGGCGCTGGTCGGCGCCGCCCGTCGGCTCGGCATCCAGGCCAAGGCCCGCGAGGTGCGCGGCGTGGACCGCGTGGTGATCCGGGACGGCGACGCCATCGGGGCGATGCTGACCCGGCTGGGGGCCCACGACGCCGTCCTGGCCTGGGAGGAGCGGCGGATGCGGCGCGAGGTGCGGGCCACGGCGAACCGGCTCGCCAACTTCGACGACGCCAACCTGCGCCGCTCGGCGCGGGCCGCCGTGGCCGCCGGCGCGCGGGTGGAGCGGGCGATGGAGATCCTCGGCGACGACGTCCCCGAGCACCTCCGGGTCGCCGGCACCCTGCGGCTGGAGCACAAGCAGGCCAGCCTCGAGGAGCTCGGACAGCTGGCGGACCCGCCGATGACCAAGGACGCCGTCGCAGGCCGGATCCGCCGGCTGCTGGCGATGGCCGACAAGCGCGCCGAGGAGCTCGGGATCGAGGGGACCGAGGCCAACATCACCCCGGACATGCTCGAGGACTGA
- a CDS encoding gluconeogenesis factor YvcK family protein, protein MSGRRVVALGGGHGLAASLQALRHLTEAITAVVTVADDGGSSGRLRQEFDILPPGDLRMALAALCEDTAWGHQWSAVLQHRFRGEGELSGHALGNLLIMALWDLRPQEQVRGLDLVGRLLNTRGRVLPMALEPLEIEAEMQDAGPTGEGGISTVRGQSTVARHPGTVRSIRLIPEAPRACPEALESIKLADLVVLGPGSWFTSVMPHLLVPELRQALCETPARRILTLNVSLSDDEASGYTLAEHVAAVAAHAPDLSFDHVIADPQVARTEAEGAALEAAVEGLGASLVLTTVGKPNRPGVHDTLRLAAAYRDVMAEQGL, encoded by the coding sequence GTGAGCGGCCGCCGGGTGGTGGCGCTGGGCGGCGGGCACGGGCTGGCCGCCTCGTTGCAGGCGCTGCGTCACCTGACCGAGGCGATCACCGCGGTCGTCACGGTCGCCGACGACGGGGGCTCCAGCGGCAGGCTGCGTCAGGAGTTCGACATCCTGCCGCCGGGTGACCTGCGCATGGCCCTGGCCGCGCTCTGCGAGGACACCGCGTGGGGTCACCAGTGGTCGGCCGTGCTGCAGCACCGCTTCCGCGGCGAGGGGGAGCTGTCCGGTCACGCCCTGGGCAACCTGCTCATCATGGCGCTGTGGGACCTCCGGCCCCAGGAGCAGGTGCGGGGTCTCGACCTCGTGGGGCGGCTGCTCAACACCCGCGGGCGGGTCCTGCCGATGGCGCTGGAGCCGCTGGAGATCGAGGCGGAGATGCAGGACGCGGGACCGACCGGCGAGGGCGGCATCAGCACCGTTCGCGGCCAGTCCACGGTGGCGCGGCACCCCGGCACGGTCCGGTCCATCCGGCTCATCCCGGAGGCGCCACGCGCCTGCCCCGAGGCGCTGGAGTCGATCAAGCTGGCCGACCTCGTCGTCCTCGGGCCGGGCTCCTGGTTCACCTCCGTCATGCCGCACCTGCTCGTCCCCGAGCTGCGGCAGGCGCTGTGCGAGACCCCCGCGCGCCGGATCCTCACGCTCAACGTCAGCCTCAGCGACGACGAGGCCAGCGGCTACACCCTCGCCGAGCACGTCGCGGCGGTCGCGGCGCACGCGCCGGACCTGAGCTTCGACCACGTCATCGCCGACCCGCAGGTCGCCCGCACCGAGGCCGAGGGAGCAGCGCTGGAGGCCGCGGTGGAGGGCCTGGGCGCGAGCCTGGTCCTCACGACGGTCGGCAAGCCGAACCGCCCGGGCGTGCACGACACCCTGCGTCTCGCGGCGGCCTACCGGGACGTCATGGCGGAGCAGGGGCTGTGA
- the rapZ gene encoding RNase adapter RapZ: MSPGRPNGTEREMTDGRTDVTGRRIDLGEQPPVPPGAVGRSDVVILTGMSGAGRTTAGDVLEDRGWYVVDNLPPAMIVRLMDLTADDPQRQRVAVVADVRSRDFTNELAGALQTLGERGWRPRVVFVDSSDETLVRRFEAVRRPHPLQGEGLLLDGIRRERRMLGDIRSDADLVLDTSNYNVHELAAKIDALLGGDADVRLRLAIMAFGFKYGIPLDADVVLDLRFLPNPYWNPELRPHTGRDAPVRDFVLGQDLAQEYIRHAEHLLRTAVQGYLAEGRRYVTVAVGCTGGKHRSVATAEELTRRLADLQEQDVQISTFHRDLGRE; encoded by the coding sequence ATGAGCCCCGGACGGCCGAACGGGACGGAGCGGGAGATGACGGACGGGAGGACGGACGTGACCGGACGGCGCATCGACCTGGGGGAGCAGCCACCGGTCCCGCCCGGAGCGGTCGGGCGCTCGGACGTCGTCATCCTCACCGGGATGTCGGGTGCGGGTCGGACGACGGCCGGTGACGTGCTGGAGGACCGCGGCTGGTACGTCGTGGACAACCTGCCGCCGGCGATGATCGTGCGGTTGATGGACCTCACCGCCGACGACCCGCAGCGGCAACGCGTCGCCGTCGTCGCGGACGTGCGCAGCCGGGACTTCACCAACGAGCTCGCCGGGGCGCTGCAGACGCTCGGCGAGCGCGGCTGGCGCCCCCGGGTGGTCTTCGTGGACTCCTCCGACGAGACCCTGGTGCGGCGCTTCGAGGCCGTCCGTCGCCCGCACCCGCTGCAGGGGGAGGGGCTGCTCCTCGACGGCATCCGCCGGGAGCGGCGCATGCTCGGCGACATCCGGTCGGACGCGGACCTCGTCCTCGACACCTCCAACTACAACGTGCACGAGCTGGCGGCCAAGATCGACGCGCTGCTCGGCGGGGACGCCGACGTGCGGCTGCGGCTGGCGATCATGGCCTTCGGCTTCAAGTACGGCATCCCCCTGGACGCCGACGTCGTCCTCGACCTGCGGTTCCTGCCCAACCCGTACTGGAACCCCGAGCTGCGCCCGCACACGGGCAGGGACGCCCCGGTGCGCGACTTCGTCCTCGGGCAGGACCTGGCGCAGGAGTACATCCGGCACGCGGAGCACCTGCTGCGCACCGCCGTGCAGGGCTATCTCGCCGAGGGACGCCGCTACGTCACGGTGGCCGTGGGCTGCACCGGCGGCAAGCACCGTTCGGTGGCGACCGCGGAGGAGCTGACCCGTCGGCTGGCCGACCTGCAGGAGCAGGACGTGCAGATCTCGACCTTCCACCGCGACCTGGGGCGTGAGTGA
- the uvrA gene encoding excinuclease ABC subunit UvrA, with the protein MSRARHDRLVVQGAREHNLRDVSVDIPRDALVVFTGLSGSGKSSLAFDTIFAEGQRRYVESLSAYARMFLGQMDKPDVDFIEGLSPAVSIDQKSTNRNPRSTVGTITEVYDYLRLLYARVGRPHCPVCGEPVERQTPQQVVDRLLQLPPGVRYQLLAPVVRGRKGEFVDLFAELQAKGFARARVDGELVSLSDPPTLEKQKKHSIEVVVDRLVSKVGEGEDGSDAPTVDRAYARRLTDSVETALSLAGGIMVAEFVDAPATAGEAAAGGREAPVDESGEPLPRERRFSERMACPNDHPLSIDEVEPRSFSFNSPFGACSECTGIGVELEVDPELVVREDLSILGGALVPWSTASGLSDYFLRVLGGLSDDLGFRLDVPWKQLPGRARDAILEGYKHKVHVRYKNRFGRERSYSTGFEGVLPYVKRKHAETESESSRERYEGFMREVPCPACKGARLKPEILAVLVGGRSIAEVCALPIDQCAEFLASVDYTEREAAIAGQVSREIDARLGFLLDVGLDYLSLDRPAGTLSGGEAQRIRLATQIGSGLVGVLYVLDEPSIGLHQRDNRRLIETLTRLRDLGNTLIVVEHDEDTIATADWVVDIGPGAGEHGGHVVHSGSVADLLSHRTSLTGQYLSGRKAIETPSERRPQDGRAVTVRGAREHNLQQVDVAFPLGNLVAVTGVSGSGKSTLVNDILYRVMANQLNGARHVPGRHRKVEGLDQLDKVVHVDQSPIGRTPRSNPATYTGLFDHIRRLFATTTEAKVRGYQPGRFSFNVKGGRCEACSGDGTLKIEMNFLPDVYVPCEVCHGRRYNRETLEVHFKGRTIADVLDMPIEEAAEFFSAVPVIARHLTTLVQVGLGYVRLGQPATTLSGGEAQRVKLAAELQKRSTGRTIYVLDEPTTGLHFEDIRRLLGVLQGLVDKGNTVLVIEHNLDVIKSADWVLDLGPEGGRGGGTVVAAGTPEQVAQVEASHTGRFLAPVLGLDRRSTA; encoded by the coding sequence CGGATCGGGCAAGTCCTCGTTGGCCTTCGACACCATCTTCGCCGAGGGTCAGCGGCGCTACGTGGAGTCGCTCTCGGCCTACGCCCGGATGTTCCTCGGCCAGATGGACAAGCCGGACGTGGACTTCATCGAAGGGCTGTCACCGGCGGTGTCGATCGACCAGAAGTCGACCAACCGCAACCCGCGGTCCACCGTGGGCACCATCACGGAGGTCTACGACTACCTGCGGCTGCTGTATGCCCGGGTGGGGCGACCGCACTGCCCGGTGTGCGGCGAGCCGGTCGAGCGACAGACGCCGCAGCAGGTGGTCGACCGGCTGCTCCAGCTGCCGCCGGGCGTGCGCTACCAACTGCTGGCCCCGGTCGTCCGCGGCCGCAAGGGTGAGTTCGTCGACCTCTTCGCCGAGCTCCAGGCCAAGGGCTTCGCCCGCGCACGGGTGGACGGCGAGCTCGTCTCGCTCAGCGACCCTCCCACTCTGGAGAAGCAGAAGAAGCACAGCATCGAGGTCGTCGTGGACCGGCTCGTGAGCAAGGTGGGGGAGGGCGAGGACGGCTCGGACGCACCGACCGTGGACCGCGCCTACGCCCGGCGTCTCACCGACTCGGTGGAGACCGCCCTCTCGCTGGCGGGCGGGATCATGGTGGCCGAGTTCGTCGACGCGCCGGCCACCGCGGGGGAGGCCGCGGCGGGCGGTCGCGAGGCCCCGGTGGACGAGTCCGGTGAGCCGCTGCCGCGGGAGCGGCGCTTCTCCGAACGGATGGCGTGCCCCAACGACCACCCGCTGTCGATCGACGAGGTCGAGCCGCGCTCGTTCTCCTTCAACAGCCCGTTCGGCGCGTGCTCGGAGTGCACCGGCATCGGGGTCGAGCTCGAGGTGGACCCCGAGCTCGTGGTCCGCGAGGACCTCAGCATCCTGGGCGGCGCCCTGGTGCCCTGGTCGACCGCCTCCGGGCTGAGCGACTACTTCCTGCGGGTGCTCGGCGGGCTGTCCGACGACCTCGGTTTCCGGCTGGACGTGCCGTGGAAGCAGCTGCCCGGACGCGCGCGCGACGCCATCCTGGAGGGCTACAAGCACAAGGTGCACGTCCGCTACAAGAACCGCTTCGGCCGGGAGCGCAGCTACTCCACCGGCTTCGAGGGGGTCCTGCCCTACGTCAAGCGCAAGCACGCCGAGACCGAGTCCGAGAGCAGCCGTGAGCGCTACGAGGGCTTCATGCGCGAGGTCCCCTGCCCGGCCTGCAAGGGGGCCCGGCTCAAGCCGGAGATCCTGGCCGTCCTGGTCGGCGGCCGCAGCATCGCCGAGGTGTGCGCGCTGCCGATCGACCAGTGCGCCGAGTTCCTCGCCTCGGTCGACTACACCGAGCGCGAGGCCGCGATCGCCGGTCAGGTGAGCCGGGAGATCGACGCCCGGCTCGGCTTCCTGCTCGACGTCGGGCTCGACTACCTCTCCCTGGACCGCCCGGCGGGTACCCTCTCCGGGGGTGAGGCGCAGCGGATCCGCCTCGCGACCCAGATCGGCTCCGGGCTGGTCGGCGTGCTCTACGTCCTCGACGAGCCCAGCATCGGCCTGCACCAGCGGGACAACCGGCGTCTCATCGAGACCCTCACCCGGCTGCGGGACCTGGGCAACACGCTCATCGTCGTCGAGCACGACGAGGACACCATCGCCACCGCCGACTGGGTCGTCGACATCGGTCCCGGCGCCGGCGAGCACGGCGGGCACGTGGTGCACAGCGGCAGCGTGGCGGACCTGCTCAGCCACCGCACCTCGCTGACCGGGCAGTACCTCTCCGGGCGCAAGGCCATCGAGACGCCGTCTGAGCGTCGGCCGCAGGACGGCCGCGCGGTCACGGTCCGCGGCGCCCGCGAGCACAACCTGCAGCAGGTCGACGTGGCCTTCCCTCTCGGCAACCTCGTCGCGGTGACCGGGGTCAGCGGGTCCGGCAAGTCCACGCTGGTCAACGACATCCTCTACCGCGTCATGGCGAACCAGCTCAACGGCGCGCGGCACGTGCCCGGCCGGCACCGCAAGGTGGAGGGCCTGGACCAGCTGGACAAGGTCGTGCACGTCGACCAGAGCCCCATCGGTCGGACCCCGCGCAGCAACCCGGCGACCTACACCGGCCTGTTCGACCACATCCGCAGGCTCTTCGCCACCACCACGGAGGCGAAGGTGCGCGGCTACCAACCGGGACGCTTCTCCTTCAACGTCAAGGGCGGCCGCTGCGAGGCCTGCTCGGGCGACGGCACGCTGAAGATCGAGATGAACTTCCTGCCCGACGTCTACGTCCCCTGCGAGGTCTGCCACGGCCGGCGCTACAACCGGGAGACGCTGGAGGTGCACTTCAAGGGGCGCACCATCGCCGACGTGCTCGACATGCCCATCGAGGAGGCGGCGGAGTTCTTCTCCGCGGTGCCGGTCATCGCCCGGCACCTGACCACCCTGGTCCAGGTCGGCCTGGGCTACGTGCGTCTGGGGCAGCCCGCCACGACGTTGTCGGGGGGTGAGGCGCAGCGCGTCAAGCTGGCGGCCGAGCTGCAGAAGCGTTCCACCGGCCGCACCATCTACGTCCTGGACGAGCCGACCACCGGGCTGCACTTCGAGGATATCCGGCGTCTGCTGGGGGTGCTCCAGGGGCTGGTGGACAAGGGCAACACGGTGCTGGTCATCGAGCACAACCTCGATGTCATCAAGTCCGCCGACTGGGTGCTCGACCTGGGCCCGGAGGGCGGCCGGGGCGGGGGCACGGTGGTGGCGGCGGGCACCCCCGAGCAGGTCGCCCAGGTGGAGGCGAGCCATACGGGCCGGTTCCTCGCGCCCGTGCTCGGGCTCGACCGGAGGTCCACCGCGTGA